A part of Terriglobales bacterium genomic DNA contains:
- the kdpA gene encoding potassium-transporting ATPase subunit KdpA: MTVNGWLQIAVFFGLVLAVTKPIGIFMARVFSRERTFMDPVLRPVERLLYLVTGADENHEMRWTEYAVSMLLFSLVPMLLLYLMERIQGFLPFNPQKLAAVPPALAFNTAASFTTNTNWQNYSGETTMSYLTQMAGLAYHNFISAAVGIVLAIAFIRGIARREKETIGNFWVDLVRCTLWVLLPFCLVGSLLLVSQGVVQNLKPYDTVKLVEPQQVQKTGPDGKPMVGPDGKPVMDTVTEQVIAQGPVASQEIIKEWGTNGGGFFNANSAHPFENPTPLSNLIELFSIFAVSSGLTYTLGRMTGSQAHGWAVWAAMAVLFVAGVSTTYWAEARGNPLLPSGVDQRVNALQPGGNMEGKEVRFGIANTALWATVTTDASCGAINGWHDSFTPLGGLVPLVNIMLSEVIFGGVGAGMYGILIYVVLAVFIAGLMVGRTPEYLGKKIEAYDVKMAMLVVLVFPLVILVFTAISAIKPFGTSSILNPGPHGLSEILYSFTSQAGNNGSAFAGLTTNTLWYNTAGGLTMLIGRFFMIIPMLAIAGNLARKRYVPPSLGTFPVTTPLFTVLLVGVIIIVGALTFFPALSLGPILEHLLMMAGKTF; encoded by the coding sequence ATGACGGTGAATGGATGGCTGCAGATCGCTGTCTTTTTCGGGCTGGTTCTCGCGGTCACCAAACCCATAGGCATCTTCATGGCGCGCGTCTTCAGCCGCGAGAGGACGTTCATGGATCCGGTGCTGCGCCCCGTCGAGCGCCTGCTCTACCTCGTGACCGGAGCGGACGAAAACCATGAGATGCGCTGGACGGAGTACGCCGTTTCGATGCTGCTATTCAGCCTGGTGCCGATGCTGCTCCTGTACTTGATGGAACGTATACAGGGATTCCTGCCGTTCAATCCGCAAAAACTGGCGGCGGTCCCGCCCGCGCTGGCGTTCAATACGGCAGCGTCTTTTACCACCAATACCAACTGGCAGAATTATAGCGGCGAAACCACCATGAGCTATTTGACCCAAATGGCTGGCCTTGCCTACCACAACTTCATTTCTGCCGCCGTAGGTATCGTGCTGGCCATCGCTTTCATTCGAGGCATCGCGCGCCGCGAGAAGGAAACGATCGGCAACTTCTGGGTTGATCTGGTGCGCTGCACTTTGTGGGTTTTACTGCCGTTCTGCCTGGTTGGCTCGCTGCTCCTGGTCTCGCAGGGCGTGGTTCAAAATCTTAAGCCCTATGACACGGTGAAACTCGTCGAGCCCCAGCAGGTGCAGAAGACCGGCCCTGACGGCAAGCCGATGGTCGGTCCCGACGGCAAGCCAGTGATGGACACGGTCACGGAACAGGTGATCGCGCAGGGTCCCGTAGCTTCACAGGAAATTATCAAAGAGTGGGGCACGAACGGCGGCGGTTTTTTTAACGCCAACAGCGCTCACCCGTTCGAGAATCCGACACCATTGTCTAACCTCATTGAACTGTTCTCGATCTTCGCAGTTTCTTCCGGTTTGACGTACACACTCGGCCGCATGACGGGCTCACAAGCGCATGGCTGGGCAGTGTGGGCGGCCATGGCAGTTCTGTTTGTAGCCGGTGTGAGCACCACGTACTGGGCGGAAGCTCGCGGAAATCCGCTGCTGCCAAGCGGCGTTGACCAGCGTGTGAACGCTCTGCAACCGGGCGGAAATATGGAGGGCAAGGAAGTACGCTTCGGAATCGCCAATACAGCTTTGTGGGCCACTGTCACCACGGACGCAAGTTGCGGCGCCATCAACGGCTGGCACGATTCCTTCACGCCGCTCGGCGGGTTGGTGCCGCTGGTGAACATCATGCTCAGCGAGGTGATCTTCGGCGGAGTGGGCGCCGGGATGTACGGCATTCTTATTTATGTGGTGCTGGCGGTATTCATCGCCGGACTTATGGTGGGCCGCACGCCTGAGTATCTCGGAAAGAAGATTGAAGCCTACGACGTGAAGATGGCCATGCTTGTAGTTCTGGTGTTTCCGCTGGTGATCCTGGTTTTCACGGCGATTTCGGCAATTAAGCCGTTCGGCACTTCGAGCATTCTGAATCCCGGGCCGCACGGCTTGAGCGAGATCCTCTACTCCTTTACATCGCAAGCGGGAAACAACGGCTCTGCCTTCGCAGGACTGACCACGAACACGCTTTGGTACAACACCGCCGGTGGTTTAACAATGTTGATTGGGCGCTTCTTCATGATCATCCCCATGCTGGCAATTGCCGGCAATCTCGCTCGCAAGCGCTATGTGCCGCCATCGCTCGGCACTTTTCCCGTGACCACGCCGCTGTTCACCGTGCTCCTGGTCGGCGTGATCATCATTGTGGGCGCGCTGACTTTTTTCCCAGCCTTGAGCCTGGGACCGATTTTGGAACACCTGTTGATGATGGCTGGCAAGACGTTCTGA